The sequence below is a genomic window from Candidatus Methanoplasma termitum.
GACTGGCTGGGGGTAAAGATACACGAAAGCATCACTCAATCAGACAGGTTCGAGATCTATTACGAGATCACAAGAGAACTGATCGATAAAGGACACGCATACGTCTGCACCTGTAAGGGCGACGATTGGAGGGAGATGAAAGAGGATGAGAAGGAGTGCCCATGCCGCAGCCTCCCCATAAATGTTCAACTGGAAAGATATGATAAACTGCTTAACGGAGAATACGGCGAAGGAGATGCCGTTGCCGTTGTGAAAACGGAGCTTGATCATCCCAACCCAGCCATCAGGGATTTCGTTGCGTTGAGGGTAGTAGACCATCCTCATCCGAAAACGGGGGACAGATACCGTGCATACCCGATGATGAATCTGTCTGTTGCGATAGACGATCATCTTCTCGGTGTTACCCACGTCATACGCGGAAAGGACCACCTGAACAACACTCTCAGACAGGAATACATCTTCAATTACTTCGGCTGGAAAAAACCTGAGTACTACCATTATGGTTTGGTGAACATACCGGACGCTGTTCTGAAGACATCGTTGATCAAAGAAAGCATCCGCTCGGGAGAGTACAGCGGATGGGATGATGTCAGAACTGGAACTGTAAGAGCCATCGAAAGAAGAGGGATCAGGCCGGAAGCGGTCAGGAGATATTGGGTCGAGAGCGGAATAAAATCAGTCGACATTCAATTTTCTTGGGACAACCTTTACGGAATGAACCGCGACATCATCGATGATATTTCAAACAGGTATTTCTTCGTAGCCGACCCGGTAAAATACAACATCGAAGGCGTTGAAACAATTGACGGTCATGCACCGCTCCATCCCGATCACCCGGAGAGAGGTAGCAGGAATTACCGCCTTAGCGGGAAAAAGACCGTGTCGATCTCGTCCGAGGATTCGAAGGTTTTTGCAGAGCACAAACTCATAAGACTGAAAGACCTCTGCAATCTTGAGTACGGCACACCGGCAAAATTCGCAGGCAATGACCTGTCTTTGTTAAAGAAGGGTGCCAAGGCTGTTCAGTGGGTGGGGAAGAACGGGATCAAAACAGAATTGTACATGCCTGACGGAAGCATTATACATGGGATGGCCGAAGATGCGATCCTGAAGGAGAGCAAAGATACGGTCCAGTTCGAGCGTGTGGGCTTCGTCAGGATCGAGGCTAAGAAAGACAATGGAATAAGAGCGATATTCACACACCGCTGATCATTCGCTTGTGTCGATAAAAACAGACGATGCCAGATCTGCCGGCAGAGCTACCACGGACTCCCCAAGATCGACAATGGTGACGTTGTTGCTGTACGGGTCCGGATCCATTGTGAGCTTGCGCCCGGGTATGAATCCCATCATCATCAGCTTCTTGATTACCTTCGAATCATTGTTCTTAAGGTGGGATATCACCCCGTGTTCTCCGGGATTCAGATCCGACAGAGACGCTGTTATGCGGATCCCTTCCGATAACACGGCATTGCATGGTGTGGAACAGCTCTGACAATCGCTGTCGACCTGTATTCCCAGCATCTGGCACATCTTGATGGCCGATTCCTCGGATAATGCATGCTCCAGCCTACATGCCTCATTATGTGCCGTTGTTTTATCCACATTCAGGAAATTTATCAAGAAGTTCTCTAACACATGATGCTTCTTCCGAATGACCCTTGCATAATCAAGACCCTCTTCGGTCAGTTTCACACCGTGGTATTTCTCATATTCAACAAGCCCTTCGCTCGAAAGGATCTTAAGCATCTCTGTAACACTGGCGGGTGCGATATTCATATATGACGCCAATTCGGTGGTTCTTGTGGCATTCTCGCCCTCTGTCAGCCTGAGTATGTTGATGAGATAATCCTCACGATTCTGGGTGGTCATCAGTTCAATATCTTCTGGAAGGTAGATAAAAGTTAGGAATATCGCTTTTAGATCATATTCAAAAGGTTTGGCTGCCCCGCCGCAATGCGGGGCAGTCTTGATCAGAGTTTCTTGCCGATTGCGGCAGCCTCGTCGAGGATGGCTTTGTTCTTCGATGCCTCGTCCGGGGCGTTGCCGCCTGTGAATACCATCTTGCCGACTGACACGAACTTGAAGTAGTTAACCATACTCTTCTCCAACTTATCAGCCAACGCTTTTGCACCGTCGACGCCGCCTCCGCAGCTGACCACAACGGCGAGTTTCTTCCCTGGATCTATATTTGATGCCATTCCGGCTCCTAGGAAGCTGTAGAATCTATCCTGGAAGAGTCTGAACTGTCCACAGGCCTCTCCGAAGTAGTCCGGGGTTGAAAGGATCACTCCTTCAGCTTTCCTCATCTCATTCAGGATCTCGGCATGGTCATCTTTCACCACACAGCCGACGCTCTTCTTGCAGCCCATGCAAGCTTGGCAGCCTTTCGCATTGGAAAGTTTGTTAAGATAGTAAATTTTAACATCCTTTCCGTTCTTTTTTGCTGCATCGGTCATTGCCCCCACTATCGCATTCGAATTGCCTTTTCTAGGACTGGCTACTATAGCTACTATTGACATAATATCGCCACTATCAAAATGATAGTTAAAGTATATAATTATTGTTAGTTAATAATAAATATCAAAATTGTATAGTTATTGTCATGGGGAACAAATCTAATGCGCCAAGGATGGATTGCGCCTTGGATGCGGCGATGGCTGTCATAGAGGGAAAATGGAAAGCTGCGATACTCTGCAAACTTTGTGTGAAGGGCACCTTACGTTTCAACCAGCTGATGAAAGAGCTTGAGGTCGTTTCACCGAGAATACTCACAAAACAGCTGAGAGAGATGGAGAAAGATGGGCTTATAATCAGGGCCGTCAAATCAGAGATACCTGTGGGTGTAGAATATTCAATTTCCGAAAAAGGATTGACACTGATCCCGGCATTGAAGATCCTCGCCGAATGGGGAGTGAACAACGTTCTCAGATACAACGTTAAACTTGATGACAGCATTATCCTACCCCACAAAGAAGACCAGAGTCCGTTTCGCTCAGCAGATGCTTAATAGGATCGATGGCTCATTTCATACTGTTGACCTTTTCTATCAGTATCTCTGTGATCTTCGGGTCATCTCCGATCGGAGTGGCGTACTTCACTTTCATCATCCTGCCGTTTATCTTTACGGAGCCGCGTGTGCCATTCTCGGGCACCCCTATCTTTTCGGGTATATCTTTTGTAAGGTGTATGCCTGATGCTATGAAAAGCGGCAAAGCGGTTATCGTATCCACTCCGTCCGCAGCCATTCTCTCCAACGTCTCCTCGATCGACGGTAGCGATATCTCATTGAATCCGATGTAGACGTTCTTGAATCCTTTCTCCCTCATGCGTTTAGCATGAAGTTCCATTATCTCTTTGTTGAAGTTCAATTTCGAGCCGTGTCCGATTATGATTATTCCTTCTTTCATTCTTACATCTCCGTCATCTTCTTTATTGCGGCGATCATTTCCTCGAACGTCGCCTTGACCGGAACTATATCTGCCCATATCCCGAGTGATGCCAGCATATCAGTTGTTGGTTTTCCTATGGCGGCGACCTTTGATCTTTTGAACATATCTTTGGCATCTATCCCTCTTTTCTCCGCCGCCTCGACAAAAGAACTTGCAGAGAGCGGGCTTGTGAATGCGAACACATCTACCTTGCCAAGCCTTCCCGCATCTAATATCTTATTCAGATGCTTCGGGTCGACAGGCTTCAGACTGTATGCGATGAAATCCACGACCTCTGCGCCCATGGCCCTGAGGCCTTCGTCCAGGACGCGTGAGCCATGGTCCGACCTTATAAGTATTATCTTCTTTCCCTTCACAGAGCCGTGCAGATGCTCCACTATGCCTTCGGAACTATATTCTGAAGGCATTGTGTCCGTGGCCACTCCGAGACGCTCCAGAGCTTTCGCCGTCCCCGGCCCGATGGAAAGTATGTGTGCATCTCTCATCGAATCTTTGAAAATGGGTGATCTTCCGCACTCCTCTGCGGATGTGGGGGATGTGAACACCACAACGTCGTTCTCGCTTATTGTACGGAACAACTGCTCCATATCTTGGATACTGCATGGGATTATCTCCAGAGATGGAGCGGCCATCACGGTGAATCCCGCGGCCTCTGCTGCCTTTATCGATTCTTTAAGTCTTCTTTCGGGTCTCGTAAAGGCAATTACTGTCAATACAGGTCCCCCAGAACGCTCCGCTGTGTCACCACATCTCCGATGAGGATTATCCCCGGGGCCTTCATCTCCTTTATTTTTATCATCGAAGCCAGCTCGGACAGCGTGGATACCTCCGTCCTGTAACGACCGCGCTCATTCACAACGGCTGCCGCAGGTGTATCTCTTTTCATCCCTCCTTCCATCAACTCAAATGAGATGCGCTCTGCGTTGCTCATTCCCATCAAAATAACAATGGTCCCGTCCGTTTTTGCAAGTTTTCTCCAGTCGACCTTATCCTCAGAGCGGTCGGCCCTTTCGTGGCCTGTGGCGATAGTCACATAGGAGGCGTTGTCTCTGTGCGTGAGCGGTATCCCGGCAAGTTCCGGCACGGATATCGACGATGACACACCCGGAACAACGTGCACTTCGATCCCGGCCTTCCTAAGCTCGGCGACCTCCTCGGCCCCTCTTCCGAAAAGGAACGGATCCCCTCCTTTCAAACGGACCACGTCCTTTCCTTCGCTCGCAAGTCTGACCAATGTCTCATTGATCTCTTCCTGGGTCATCTTATGGTTTCCGCCGCGTTTGCCAGCGTCGATCAGCTCGGCACCCTTACACTCCTTTAAGATATCTGGGTCTATGAGCGCATCGTGCACGACCGTTTTTGCTGATCTCAGCAGTTCCAGTCCCCTGACCGTGATCAGACCTATGCCTCCGGGTCCGGCCCCTACAAGATATACTTTTCCTTTCATTGAACCGCCCCCTTCAATATTGCTGCGATGTGCTCAAGTTCGGACAATTTATATTTAGCCGATAACACGGAGTCATACTTCCTTATTGTTTCCCCATCAAAGAACGTCGCCCTTATTCTCAATCCGTCTTCCTGTTTTTTTGCGTTTATTCCGATCGGTGACGAACATATACCGCCCATGATCCTCATGATCTTCCTCTCTGCTTCCGTCTCCGTCCTTGCGTCCTTGTCATCGATCTTGCCGAGGGTCTCTACGATTTTCTCATCGGACGATCTGCAGGCGATCGCGATCGCGCCCTGCCCGGGCAGGCACAAAATCGTCCAGTTCGAGGGTGTGCATCTCTCTTCTTATACCGAGACGCTCAAGTCCGGCCTTTGCCAATATTATCGCATCGTATTTTCCGGAATCGAGTTTTCTCAGTCTCGTATCGATATTTCCCCTCAACCCCACCACTTCAAGGTCGGGGCGGACGCTTTTCAGGATGAAATTCCTCCTTACGGAAGATGACCCTACGACCGCTCCGTAAGGGAGGTCTTCAATGCGCATCGGCAGGATGACATCCTCAACGGGAGCCCTCGGAAGTACGGCACCTATTATTATCTCGGTTCCTCTGAACACCGGCATATCCTTCATTGAATTTACCGAAACGTCAATATCTCCTGCTAGAAGGGCGTTATCCAGTTCCCTCACAAATGCTCCGTACCCTCCCATATCTTTCAGTTCGGTCGTTTGGTCTATATCGCCGGATGTTTTGACAGCCTTCACTTCCATCTTCTCATCCGAAACGGCGGCCATCAGCTCCATAAAAATGTCGGTCTGAGCAAGTGCCAGTCTGCTGTCCCTTGTTCCTATTATCAAAAGATGCACCTCATGTTCTTATCGAATTCTTCGGCGATCTTTTTCAATGCAGGCCCATGTTCGGTCGAGAGGAAGCTTACTTCGAGTGCCGACGGCGGCAGATATACTCCTGCGTCCAACATGAGTTTGAAAAGCCCGAAAAACGTTTTCCTGTCGCACTTCAATGCGTCTGCCGCATTGCGAACAGAATCCACTCCGAAAAATATCTGGAACATCGATCCGACAGAGTTGATCGTCGCCGGGATATTGTTATCCTCTATCGAGTCGGATAAAGATGATGCGAGCTCAGAACCCATCTTGTTCAATGCGGCGTACCGTTCACGTGTCATCTCTTTCAGCGTAGCCGTTCCGGCCACGGCTGTCAGCGGGTTCCCCGAGAACGTGCCTGCCTGGTACACAGTTCCCGCCGGAGAAAGGTTCTGCATTATTTCTTTTCGTCCTGCCAAAGCTCCTGCGGGAAGTCCCCCTCCCATTATCTTTCCCATTGTGCATAGGTCAGGGATGACATTGTACAGTTCCTGCGCCCCGCCTGCAGAAAGTCTGAATCCTGTGATCACCTCGTCAAAGATCAGGAGAACTCCGTTTTTCTTGGTGATCTTCCTTATTTTCTGCAGATAATCTTTCTTTGGTGGCACTATTCCTACATTCCCAAGTACCGGCTCCATTATGACCGCGGCAATGTCGTCGTTTTTCTCAAGCATGGATTCCATCTGTTCCTCTGAGTTGTACTCGACAACATAGGTACAGGATGCCGTCTCCGAAAGTATCCCGTTCTTCAGCGACCGCTGCGTATTGTCGGAGAGGACGGCATCATGCGAGCCGTGGAACCCTCCGTTCATCTTTACTATGCCACGTTTACCGGTGTAACCTCTGGCCAGGCGTATGGAATGCATCGTTGCCTCTGTTCCGGAGTTCACCAGACGGACCATTTCGGCACACGGCATTCTTTTTGAGATCTCTTTTATCAGTTCCCTTTCCTGAGGCGAAGGCGTACCGAACACCGTCCCCCTTTCAGTCTGTTTTTCAACAGCCGACACGACCGCCGGATGGGAATGTCCCAGTATCAGTGGGCCGTATGCCATGCACAGGTCCACATACTCGTTCCCGTCAACATCGGTCACACTGCATCCCTTCCCGCTTGCCATATATACGGGGCTGGGTTCGAACGCTCTGACGGGACTCGATACGCCACCGGGGGTCAGATCCCGCATCTCCTGATGATAGCGGAACGATGTTCCCCTGTTCATTTCTTCAGCTCCTTCAGAACCTCTTCGGCGAAATAAGTTATCAAAATATCCGCACCGGCCCTTTTTATGGATATCAGTGATTCCATCATTGTCCTGCGCTCATCCAGCCAACCGTTTGCGGCCGCTGCCTTGATCATGGCATACTCGCCCGAGACCTGATACGCCGCGATCGGAATACAAAGTTCATTCTTTGCCTGCTTTATCACATCGAGATATGGCATTGCCGGCTTTACCATTATTATGTCCGCTCCCTCTTCGATATCTCTGCGCATCTCGGTCATCGCTTCTCTTCCGTTTGCCGGGTTCATCTGATAGGTCTCTCTTCCGTAAGCTGAGGGCGCGGAGTGAGCTATATCTCGGAAAGGACCGTAGAACCCGCTGCAGAATTTTGCGCTGTACGCCATGATCGGGACCTCTTTGTGCCCGGAATCGTCCAGCGCCTCTCGTATATTCATTATCTGACCGTCCATCATTCCGCTGGGAGCGATCATGTGCGCACCTGCGTCTGCGAGAGATTCTGCGATCTTTCTGTATTTGATCAATGTGAGATCATTGTCGACGCCGTGTTCACACACTATCCCGCAGTGCCCGTGGTCGGTATATTCACACATACAGAGGTCGGCTGCCACGAGCAGGTCTGAGGTAGATTCGATCTTCCTTATTGCGCTTTGCACCACACCGTTCTTCGCGAATGCACCGGATCCCTCCGCATCCTTACGTCTGGGTATTCCGAAGAGCATGACCGCATTGATCCCCGCAGAGTACAGCCTTTCTGACACCTCTGCAGCTTTGCTCAGAGGGTATGTCGGAACACCTGGCATTGAATCAGTATATTTGATGGAGTCCAAAGACTCATCGAAGAACAACGGGAGCATAAGGTCGTTCGGATGCAGCCTTGTCTCGGTGAGCATGTTCCTTATCATTTCATTCGAGCGTCTGCGCCTCATCCTGTCAGTTGGGAACATTATTTCACCTCCAGTCCGAAAAGATATTTTGCCGCATCGATGATATCGTACTCTCCGTTGACCGAAGAGTTCCTGAGCTGCTCATATGCGTCAAAAAGTAACTTTGACACTATCGCCCTCGACATGTCCTCAAACACTTCGTCTATATCAGCGGTTACAGCCCTTTTCTTTGCCCTCAATAATTCTTCTTCTCTTATGGCCGCCGCTTTCCTGCTTATCTCTCCGATGATATTGTCTGCCTTTTCCGTCAGGTGGTCAACGTCCATCTTGGCGATCTCCTCGCTGACGATACGTTCGGCCTCCGTGATCTCGGACATCCTTTTCATCATGTTCTCTGCGGCCACTCCCTGGAGTCCGTCCATTGATTCCAATGATATCCCGGGGATCTCTCCAACGCTGCTGTCTACGTTCTTTGGTACAGAAACATCCACGATCAAAAGTGGTCTTCTGCGGTTCCCCGCCGATCTTATCGTCTCGGGAAAGATCAGTGGGTGCGGCGCCTTGGTGGCAACGAACATCACATCGCTGTCGGCGATAGCCGATGGGAGATAATCCAAGCTGAAGGCCGTGCCTCCGGTCATGATCGCAAGCTCCGATGCTCTGTTGAATGTGCGGCTTGACAGGAATATGGCACTTGTGCCCTTATCCATAAGGGCCTTTGCTATCGTTGTAGCAACGCTTCCCGCGCCTATTATAGTGATGGTCTTGTCTTTCAATCCGCCTACTCTCTTCTCTGCCAATTCCACCGCTGCGGACCCGACAGATAACGAACAGTCGCTTATGCGTGTCTTTGCCCTTACTCTCTTACCTAACGCAAGAGCCCTGTCGAAAAGCTTTGATAGGTATTTGGAAACGTGCCCTTCCACCTTTGCCCTCACATATGCATCTCTGACCTGCCCCTGTATCTGGTCCTCGCCAACAATGAGAGAATCAAGGCCGCATGATACTCTGAAAAGGTGTCTTATGGATTCTTTTCCCTGAAGAATGAACGGTATGTTCTGTTCTTTCGAACGGGGGACCGTGTTCTGTACAAATGATTCTAACTCTTTCCTCACCGTTTCAACATTGTCCGTCCCGACATATATCTCAAAACGGTTGCACGTTTTCAGCATAACGTATTCATTCTCTCTGGTCGTGCTCACAAGATACTTAGGGATGTTGGATTCCATCACCTGAGCGATGTTGCTCATGGCTTCGACGCCTGCGCATGAATGGGTTACGTGGAGACTTATTATCACTTCGGCACCCCCAGCTCTTTGACCCTGTCCGTTGCGGATAATACGTCCCCGTCTGCGGCATATCTCCTCACTTCAGGATCGTGGGCCACTCTTTTCAGGAATTCGGAACGTTTCTTCTGTGTTCCTTTACCGGCGCACATGATCCTTGCTTCAAATAAAATGTCATACATTGCGTCAAATCTCCCGTCCAGAAAGGTCTCAAGCTCTTCTACAACGAAAGGAGGGAATGCCGGAAGCTTTCCGTTCGTTGAAACTGTGACCAAATATCTCCCTCTGTCCAGAACTGACGGTATCAGTATGTTGCCTCCGCCGTGGGCGGAATTGATGTAGAGGCCTTGGCTCAAAGCGTGATCTCTTATCTCAGAATTCATTGTTTCGTTGTCTGTGGCCATGACCGTGATATCGAAATCACTCATCATTTCACATATTTCGAGTACGGTCACCCTCTTTTTTATTACATTTTTGGCAACGTCCGCTATCCCCTCCATGGTCTTTTCCGCTATCACGGTTATATCTGCGCCTTCAAAATGCATGCACTTCCGAAGGGCTACCGGCCCTCCGCCTACAACAAGCACCCTGAGGCCATCTGGGGATACCAACAGAGGGATCATTACACCTGCGCCTCCAGGCAGAATGCGATCTTTTCCTTTTCATTTATCATTTAATGTCACTTGGATGTATTATCCAACTATGAAAAGCATTCTTTATATTTATATTGGATGTATACTCCAATATACTGATACTTATTAACTTTCTTCTTTTAAGTCTTTGAAGGGAGTCAATGGTTCGGATGTGTTCCGAATTGCACTTTCTTCAAACTTTCTTTATCTTTATCAGATACACATTGATAGAGAAGAAAGCTACGCAGAAGCATAACAACACAAAGAGAGACATCCAGGGAAAATCCCAACCTAAGGATGATGCTCTTGCAGTAACGCTTGAATGCGTAAGAGGCAGCGCATACAGTACAGCCTTGAACACTGACGGAAGTCCGTCGACCGCAAAGAAGGTGCCGCAAAGGAAGGTCATCGGGAGGATCACCAGATTGCTGAACAATGCTATTGCCTGATGCGTGTTCGCCAAAAAGGCTGCGGTAACACCCAAGAATGCAAAGGTAAAACATGACAGAAGGATGGAAATTGCAAAAAGAGGAGTGAAATGCAGATGTTCCGGGGACAATGCGATCCCTATCGCAAATATTATGCCGCTGCTGATCAACCCTCTGATCACTCCGTGCATAGACTTCCCCAGCACTACGGCGGGTATGCTCACCGGACACATCAAGGTCTCATCCAAAGAACGATAGTATAAGCGCTGGACGTTAAGTCTTGTGGAAACAGCGGAGAATGATGCAGATAATGAAGACAGCGCCGCGATACCCGGTATGATGAACGCAATGTACGGGATGCCGTCGACATCGATGTTCTTCACCATCCCGAGTCCGAAGCCGAATGCCAAAAGATACAGCAAAGGACTCATTATTGTCGAGACAGAGATGTTCAGTAGATTGTGCCTCATGAATCTCAGGTCCCCCCACATAACGTAGTAGATCTCTTTCAAGAACCCTAACATCAGTCCTCACCCACTTTCTTACCTGTGAGTTCCACGAAACAGTCCTCCAGGCTGGTGTTCCTTATCAGCACGGTATTTCTGTCTCCGAGGGTGGAAACAAAATCATTGGCTTCGTTCCTGGATCGAAAATACCGATAGTGGGTCTTGTGATCCTGACCATAGTACTCCACGGCGGTGGATCCTATTCTGTTGCAGAGATCTGAGGGTGCACCGTATGCTATCAGTTTACCCTTATCTATTATCCCTACCGTATCACACAATACCTCGATCTCTTCTATGTAATGAGAAGTAAGGAATATTGTTGTGCCGTTGTCATTCAGTTGCCTGATCAGGTCCCAAAGAAGTCTTCTGGCCTGAATATCCAGCCCGGCTGTGGGTTCATCCATGAAAAGCACTTTCGGTTCGTGTATCAGCGAACATACGATTGCGGCCCTTTTCTTCCATCCCCCGGACAGAGAATCCACTGTACGCTCCATGTATTCTTCAAGACCGACATGTTTTGCCAGCGTCTCTATTTTTGTCTTCCTTTCCTTTGGAGGTATCTTTTGAAGCATCGCATGGTGCATCATGTTCTCTCTGATCGTCAGATCTTTGTCTAAGCTGATATGCTGCTGAATTACCCCCATCAGCTTCTTCGCTTCCTTTGGATTTTTCAGCACATCGTATCCTCCGACGGATATCTCGCCCTCGGAAAAACTGGTAAGCGTCGAGATCATCCTCACTGTTGTTGTCTTTCCGGCGCCGTTCGGTCCGAGGAACCCGAAGATCTCACCTTCGGCCACTGTAAGATCCAGACCATCCACCGCTGTCTCGTCCCCATATTTTTTTACGAGCCCTTTGACAACTATTATGTCCACAAAACACCTGCCTTAGTGTATTCAGTCTTTGTAGTATATCATTGCATTGCATATAGTGGCGGCGATGTTGCTGCCGCCCTTCCTTCCTTTTGCGACAATGTACGGGATATCGAGTTCCATTATCATCTCTTTCGATTCCACGACGTTCACAAAGCCGACAGGTACACCTATGATCAGGTCCGGCCTTATTTTCCCGGCCTTTATCAGATCATACAAAGCTATCAGAGCTGTGGGGGCATTGCCGCATGCGATCACCAGCGGGCCTTTGATGTTCGCCGCCTTTTCCATTGATACTGTCGCTCTCGTGCAGTTCCTTGATTTAGCTTCAGCGATAACATCCTCATCACTGATGAAACACTTTACAGAGCCGCCGTAGCTTTCGACCTTGGCCTTATTGATGCCGGCTGAGGCCATCTTCGTGTCGGTGACTATCGTTGCCCCTTTCCTGATGACCGATACTCCTATCTTCTCTGCACCGTCTGAGAAAACAAGATTGTCAGCATAATCGAAATCCGCCGAAGTGTGGATACACCTTTTTACAATAGAGAACTTTGGTTCCGGCCATGTCCTTCCGTTAAGCTCGGAAGTTATTATTTCCATACTTCTTTTCTCTATTTCTTCCGGTTTCATTATCTCATAGACCATTTTCTCAACTCCTTATATCTTATATCCTCTCGGGGTGATCATCCTGCCATCCGAAACATATGTCTGGCTGTTGCCTATTACGACCGTACAGAACATGTCCACCTGAGCATAATCTATCCTGCTCATGGTCGTGATCGTTATCTTTTGATCCTTTCTGCCTATATTCCTTACGATGCCCACGGGAGTATCTCCGGAACGGTACTTAAGCAGGACGCTCACTGCATGTTCCAGATAGTCGGTTCTGCTCTTGCTCTTTGGATTGTAAAATGCGATAACCATGTCCCCTATCCCCGCGCAGTCCACTCTCTTCATGATGAGATCAAAAGGCGTCATCAGGTCGGAGAGGCTTATAAGTGCCAGATCGTGCATCAGCGGGGCCCCTAACAAAGATGCCGCAGATGAGGCGGCGGTTATTCCGGGAACTGTTTCTATATCTATTTCAGCGCCCATCTCGTCTGCGATCTGGTATACGATCCCCGCCATCCCGTATATCCCGGAGTCGCCGCTGCTTACCATTGCGACGTTCTTCCCGGACATGGCATCTTCTACTGCCATCCTGCATCTCTCGACCTCTTTCATCATGCCGGTGCTTTTGTAGATCTTGCCGGGAAAGAATTCTTTCAGGATGTCGATGTATGTAGTGTAGCCGGTCACTATATCCGCTTCCTCAATGGCGCTTGCCGCCCTGAACGTCATATCCTCTTTGCTTCCTGGACCGAATCCTACAACGGTGAGTTTTCCTTTCATTCTTCTTTCACAGCCCCTTTTCTGTATCCGGTAGTGAAATATTTGTCATATAGTTTGGACAAACTGTACTCGTCGCCGAGGAATCCACCCACTACCGTGAGTGCGGTCTTCTCGATCTTTGCGTCTTTTACCTTCTGCGCAAGGTCTGTAAGGTCCCCGATGACGATCTTTTGGTCCGGCCACGTTGCTTTGTATACGACCGCGGCAGGTGTATTCGGGTCATAACCTCCCTCGATAAGCGTTGAGCAAAGCTCCTCGATGAATCCGATGCTGAGGAAGATTATCATTGTGGAGTTGTGCCTCGCAAGCTCTATCAGTTTCTCTTTCGGAGGCACCGGCGTACGCCCCTCCATTCTCGTGAGGATGATCGTTTGGCTTACATCCGGCAAAGTATATTCCTTCTTGAGAACGGCTGCGGTAGCAAGGAAAGAGCTCACTCCGGGAACGACCTCATACTCGATCCCAAGCTTATCGAGCCTGTCCATCTGTTCCCTGATAGCCCCATATATCGCAGGGTCCCCTGTATGGACCCGCACTACCCTGAGGCCTTTGTCTGTGGATTCTTTGATCACATCAATGACCTCGTCCAAATTCATGTATGCGCTGTCATGGATGACGGCGGAAGGTTTCGAACCGCTCAGAACATCCGGATTAACGAGCGATCCCGCAAATATTATCACGTCCGCTTCGTTTATCAATCTTCTTCCCTTGACAGTTATCAATTCCGGGTCGCCGGGACCGGCGCCAATGAAATACATCATCTTACTGTTCCCCCATTCTTCTTTATTATCACTGTAGTGAAGTAA
It includes:
- a CDS encoding ABC transporter ATP-binding protein, which translates into the protein MDIIVVKGLVKKYGDETAVDGLDLTVAEGEIFGFLGPNGAGKTTTVRMISTLTSFSEGEISVGGYDVLKNPKEAKKLMGVIQQHISLDKDLTIRENMMHHAMLQKIPPKERKTKIETLAKHVGLEEYMERTVDSLSGGWKKRAAIVCSLIHEPKVLFMDEPTAGLDIQARRLLWDLIRQLNDNGTTIFLTSHYIEEIEVLCDTVGIIDKGKLIAYGAPSDLCNRIGSTAVEYYGQDHKTHYRYFRSRNEANDFVSTLGDRNTVLIRNTSLEDCFVELTGKKVGED
- a CDS encoding precorrin-8X methylmutase, whose amino-acid sequence is MVYEIMKPEEIEKRSMEIITSELNGRTWPEPKFSIVKRCIHTSADFDYADNLVFSDGAEKIGVSVIRKGATIVTDTKMASAGINKAKVESYGGSVKCFISDEDVIAEAKSRNCTRATVSMEKAANIKGPLVIACGNAPTALIALYDLIKAGKIRPDLIIGVPVGFVNVVESKEMIMELDIPYIVAKGRKGGSNIAATICNAMIYYKD
- the cobJ gene encoding precorrin-3B C(17)-methyltransferase encodes the protein MKGKLTVVGFGPGSKEDMTFRAASAIEEADIVTGYTTYIDILKEFFPGKIYKSTGMMKEVERCRMAVEDAMSGKNVAMVSSGDSGIYGMAGIVYQIADEMGAEIDIETVPGITAASSAASLLGAPLMHDLALISLSDLMTPFDLIMKRVDCAGIGDMVIAFYNPKSKSRTDYLEHAVSVLLKYRSGDTPVGIVRNIGRKDQKITITTMSRIDYAQVDMFCTVVIGNSQTYVSDGRMITPRGYKI
- the cobM gene encoding precorrin-4 C(11)-methyltransferase gives rise to the protein MMYFIGAGPGDPELITVKGRRLINEADVIIFAGSLVNPDVLSGSKPSAVIHDSAYMNLDEVIDVIKESTDKGLRVVRVHTGDPAIYGAIREQMDRLDKLGIEYEVVPGVSSFLATAAVLKKEYTLPDVSQTIILTRMEGRTPVPPKEKLIELARHNSTMIIFLSIGFIEELCSTLIEGGYDPNTPAAVVYKATWPDQKIVIGDLTDLAQKVKDAKIEKTALTVVGGFLGDEYSLSKLYDKYFTTGYRKGAVKEE